The proteins below come from a single Trachemys scripta elegans isolate TJP31775 chromosome 16, CAS_Tse_1.0, whole genome shotgun sequence genomic window:
- the LOC117888784 gene encoding protein S100-A2-like, with the protein MASPMEQALAVLVGTFHKYSGKEGDRYKLSKAEMKELLLTELPSFVGDQVDESGLKKLMGNLDANGDEELDFQEYAVFLALTAELCNEFFRECADERNRKI; encoded by the exons ATGGCGTCTCCCATGGAACAGGCCCTCGCGGTGCTGGTGGGCACCTTCCATAAGTATTCCGGCAAGGAGGGGGACAGGTACAAGCTCAGCAAGGCGGAGATGAAGGAGCTGCTCCTCACGGAGCTGCCCAGCTTTGTCGGG gaccAGGTGGACGAAAGTGGCCTGAAGAAGCTGATGGGGAATCTGGATGCCAACGGGGACGAGGAACTGGATTTCCAGGAATACGCGGTGTTCCTGGCTCTCACCGCCGAGCTGTGCAACGAGTTTTTCCGGGAGTGCGCCGATGAGAGGAACCGCAAGATCTGA